Genomic segment of Odontesthes bonariensis isolate fOdoBon6 chromosome 10, fOdoBon6.hap1, whole genome shotgun sequence:
TGATCGTTTGTATATTTTTCTATACATAGTTAAAAGATCTAAATTTTCTTACTGCAGGGCAGTCCTATGAAATCAGAATGCTTGACAATCGGAAAATTGGGGAACTTCCTGAAATCACTGGTAAAATGGTGAAGGTAGGAATTTAGTTCAGCAAGCCTGTGTCTGCTAGAGTAAATAAGTACAAAAAGCATTTACATGtcacttaaagaaaaaaaatcatgtgaaaCTGAGTTTCTCCTAATTGCAGAGTATTATTCGGGTGGTGTTTCACGACCGGCGGCTGCAGTACACAGAGCACCAGCAGCTGGAGGGCTGGCGCTGGAACAGGCCCGGGGATCGCATCCTCGACTTGGGTGAGCACTGAACCGACATGGTTGTTCTTCTTTGGGTTGTGTTTGACTTGGGTATGGAAATCATGTTGCCGAGTAGCCCCTTGTGCATATTAACCATCGAGTAATTTTAGGGATAAAGATCAATTTGTGATATTTGCTGTTAACCTGAATGTAAAGAAATGGCAGTGGTTGTTTCATGGAAAAGGTGGTGTGCATTTAAACTTCCCTTTGATAAGAGCTTGTTTTGCATTGATCCATTGCAGATATCCCCATGTCAGTGGGCATAATCGACCCCAGGGCTAACCCCACTCAGCTTAACACTGTGGAGTTCCTTTGGGACCCCTCAAAGAGAACCTCTGTTTTTATCCAGGTAGCATGACTGTCAACACTTCTGTGTTCCAAGCACATTTTGTTATGTCTCCTTCTCTGTAGTGttgatttatttctgtttattaAAGTGAGAGAACTTATCTGAAGCAGTGTAGAGCACTCTGGCATTATGGAGACAGGGTACAATTAAGATCCTGGCCACACTGGAGGGGAACAGAATTAATCCCTCTACTAGTCTGCTACTAAAAAAGCAAgatgagctgaactgaaaactGACCCTTGAAGGAGATAAATGTGGATACGGGCAACAAGCTGTGAGACATGAGCTGAAGATTCAGAAAACTGCAGACATTAATGTCTATTcagcaagtttaaaaaaaaaaaaaaaaaacctgctttaTGGTACAACTTAGATTATAAAGAAATGGGCAACACTAGAATACAGAGAAAAACTATAAGTTCTCACTGAATAAATTAGAAAGCCATACAATGATGTTATGTTCGCTAACATTTGACTAACAAGCTTTTAACAGCTATCTTAACCCATCATCATTTTGATTATTAACTGCACCTCAGTTTCTCGTGTTTTGAGCAAGTTGCAGAAATTTTGTGATTTAACCCTGTGTGTCATTTTGTCGGACCATCTCCTTTGGTTTTCATAGTGGGTTACGCTGTGCTCTGTCTCTATAGCATTAAGCCTGTTAATATTTCATGTACTCACATACTCTCGTAACGATAAGTAATGTCTGTCTGCAATTGCAGTGCAGCAGTTTTGTGAAGACCTGTTGATTAAGTGGTGTCACGGACCTAATTTGTCATCGTTCTCATGTAGATTTAAGTTTCATGCTCTCTATCATTTTTAGGTTCACTGCATAAGCACAGAGTTCACCATGCGCAAGCACGGGGGAGAGAAAGGCGTCCCTTTCCGCATCCAGATAGATACGTTTAAAGAGAATGAGAATGGAGAGTACACAGAGCATCTCCACTCTGCCTCCTGCCAGTTCAAAGTCTTTAAGGTAAGAGGAGTGATGGAAAGAGAGCagaagtggggaaaaaaaaatccattaatGCTCTGTAACGCaaacattaattttttttattggtgGTGATGGTGTTCATGACCATCATTTCCTCCATGTGACCTGTTCCAGCCCAAAGGTGCAGACAGGAAACAGAAGACGGACCGGGAGAAGATGGAGAAGAGGGCGccgcaggaaaaggaaaagtaCCAGCCCTCCTACGAAACTACAATCCTGACAGAGGTAAGCATGGTGCAAAGGTGTTGATGGTGTGAATCTGTGTGAACAAAATTAAACGGATTTACTGGGGTGCAAATTATTAAGCTTTTACCTCCAAACGGGTCATGGAAAAAAGTAAAAGCAACTGTGTAATCTGCATCATTAGTTTAAGTCCCACTTAAAGCTACCACACATGATTCTTATCTGTATTGATGAACCTTTTCTTGTTTCTTGTCCAAAAGCATCCTATTTGATTGTAATCACAATTTCACATCAGTCCAGTTGATGTACCCaagttgcttgttttttgtcCAATAGTCCAAAGCCAAAAGATGTTCAATAGTCTACACAGTACTACAGGAAAAACCAAGGACGCTCAAGTCTTAAAACGTGTGAAAAGAAACGTATTTGTGATGTAATTTGGATGCCACAGTAACAGATGTGTTGGTCTGTTGCAGTGCTCTCCTTGGCCTGAGGTCACATATGTCAACAACTCTCCATCTCCTGGCTTCAATAGCACACAAAGTAGCTTTCCAGTCGCTGAGGGGTATGAGTGTTTCACATTTTCCCGTTGAATAATGCCGCTTGGTTTGGATATAGAATCAAATCCACTCAGGCCTGCTTGAATTCTGCAGCACATGCTGCTTTGGTGTCTTTCTAACATTGATTTCTGACTCGCCCGGGTCCTGACACGACTCGTTTTTCTTCCTTCTAGAAATGGATCACCAAACCACCTGCCTGAGCCTGTTGTTCAGGTCGCAGATGTAAGTTTGTGTTCATTTTGTGGATTTATTTTCTTGCCTGCTTGCCCGCTGCCTCACAGATTCGCTGCATGTTAAAAACACAACAGGAAAACCTCTGCCTAGCTGTGAATTCACCAACGACACACAATAATCTGCCTAACCTGCCTGAAGGAGTGATTTAAACTATTGGGAATGATAAAAATTGTAGCACTctggacattaaaagaaaatccAACTGAATGGCGGGGGATTTCATGTTGTACACtgatatgttttgtttttatatatatatatatatatatatatatatatatatgcttcaTGCGCACCAGTTGACAAATGATTCGTAGATTTGATTATTATTTTCCTAAGCCTCCTCACAGAATGTTTATTATTCGTTATTATTCCTTTGTTATTTCAAACCGTGGACAGATGTGATGGGTTTTCGCCGACTAATGCCGCTAGTTTCAcataaaactgttttttaaagctAAGTTTTTCCGCACGGATGTGTCAAATCGTGTTGCGTTGAGTTGTTTgtctcactctttctttctcacAAATTCTTTCTCAGAATTTGTTAGCCACAGCAACACCACAGGACGCACAGCAGTGGCTTCACAGAAACCGCTTCTCGCCCTTCTGTCGTCTCTTCACCAATTTCTCaggtaaaaataaaagaacTGTTATCCCTGCAGCACCTGTTTAGTTTAACGTAGTATCAACTTGTGACGATCGTATGACAGCTTGTTTGCAGCCTTTGCTGAGTTAACTGATACTGTGTCTGCTTCGGTATTGGGGAGAGATCTAACAAAGTGAGCAGAGGTAGAGAAAACATTAGATATTAGATGACACAAGACAGGAAAATTTATATCAGTATGATGGCCCGGCATGACACAAAGTAACCACTCTTTTAAACTGTTCCCACTCTCTGGCTGGACACTGAAATGTGTGCTGGGAAATATTAAAGCAATCGACTTAATTTTAATGTGGATCAAAGCTTTTATTTGGCTAAACGTGTcagctttgtgtttttgtacCAGGGGCAGACCTGCTGAAGCTGACCAGGGAGGACGTTATTCAGATCTGTGGGCCAGCTGATGGTATAAGACTTTTCAATGCACTAAAGGGACGGTGGGTCACTGTCAATTCAGTCAGATTTCTCAACATGTCATTCACTTCATAATATCCAAAAGGGAATATGTATGGGTTTGAGaatcggctttttttttttattttttaaacaaatgctGGTCTTTTCTCTGTGTGGACGCAGGGTGGTTCGTCCAAGGCTGACCATCTACGTTTGCCAGGAGTCTCAGCACGCGCGGGAGCAGCAACCAAAACATGAAAACGGAGATGCGGCTGCTAGCACTTTCTATGGTCTGTACATGTTCGTGCAGGTTTATTTTTGCATAGTGCATAAATGAATtcccatttaaaaaataaataaataaataaataagaaaataataattatggCAGCAACCCTGCTCTCTGTTTAATTGGagggaaagaaaatgtgttgcACTGTCATGTCTGAACCTAAATCAGTTTATTTCTGACATTTAAACGAGATTTAAACGAAAGGAGCTTTTTGAGCTCTTGTGCTAAGAGGATGGTTCAAAACTGTTCTGAAAGCCAGGATCCCACGTAAACACCATCAAGCACCAAACGCTGATAGATTTTATGCTTAGTGAGGAGCATCTTGGAAACCTACGTGCCACATTGGCGGCAGATTTTTGCACCGAAATAAAAATGGATTTTAgagtttgttgtgtttgaatgtcATTTACAGGAAGGCTGCTTCAgttctctgtctgtgtctgataTTCTactctaatcttccccactcaGCCTCTGATTGGCCCATTTTACTCTGGCTTCTTGTTTAAGATAATTTGAAATCTATTCAAAGTAATTATTATACAGCTATTATCTCAATTAGATGAATGTAAATATGAAATAGTTGCACAATGTGTTATTTTGGTGATATATGAttttcaaatgaattaattagccGGTAAATTAAGTGTAGTTTTTGTAGAATTTTCTTCAGCCAACCAGTGACCTTTGCTTATGAGTCAAAAAGTTAATTTTGGACACTGCTGAGGATTAATTCCCGGAATCCTCTTTTCAGAGTTAGGTTGTTAAGGAACCAGCTGAGACTCTTTTAAGTCACTCTATCACGCATTGAAATAGACCTCCCCACACACAAAACCCTGTAAACCTGAACTGTTCCTGTTCGATAACCTCCTGCAGTAAATAGATATCTATTTATCTCTTCGTGCTCTGGGCAAGGAAGCGAAAAAGTGAATTCCTCAAAATCTTGGGCATCTACCCTGACCCCTGACGCTTTGATTCCACCTGCTTTTTCCTGCAGTCTATCACGCCATTTACTTGGAGGAGCTCACTGCTGTTGAGCTGACCGAGAAGCTCGCTCAGCTCTTCAACATCTCCCCCAGACAGATACATCAGATCTTCAAACAGGGTCCCACTGGCATCCATGTGATGGTTAGCGATGAGGTAAGCTAATCCCTTTGCTGCGAATTTCCAAAACGTTGAGCTTTGAAATCACAGCCACATACGACGTTAGGCATATGCTAGTGTTGCCTCCTCCCGCCTTAAATAATTATTGTTGTCCTAACAGATGATCCAGAATTTCCAAGATGAAGTATGTTTTGTTTTGGACACAATGAAAGGTGATTTATTGGTTTCTGTATTATCATTTCAAGTTTATTAAATccagtctttgttttttttttcattcttgacataaaacatattttcttttctctctagATGACACAAGCGACGGCTACCACATCATCTTAAAGTGAATACCGGGCCAGAGAATAGCCCAAGCCTTTCTCTCTTATTTAGACCCGCTGTTGTCAGCCCCTCTAGAGCTTCATACTTCTTGCGGTTTTTGTAATTTATGGAGACGCCCCAAGAAACCGCTTCGTGGCAGCTAGGAGGAACCTGTGACTGAAGCACCTGGCCCTCTCCTCACTATACCTTACCGTCTTGACTTTTAAGGAAGTGACTCTGCTACCACAGTGAAGTAACAGTCTCCTTTCCCTGCCGTTGTCTCCCATAAATGGTTTCGTTTTCCTCTGTTGCTTCTGTCTCGAGAAATGATTAGTGGCTCCGTAGCTGCTGTTCTTGTTCGTCAGCTGAGCATCTGGTGTGCCAAAGCTCTGTCTTCTGAACCAGTCGTATGCTGTctcaatgaaaaaacaaacaacaaaaactaagagagaggaaaaaagttATACTGACAGCACTCAGCTTTTACTCTGCAATTCAGCTTGATTTCTTGTCTGTATGTTAGGTTGCCTTACAGGTCAAAGCCAGTCTGCAGGAAACCTAGCATAGCTAACATGGTCATAGAATTGCATAAAAGACCCACAAGAGGCATCTAAACCAACACCCAGGACTATAAGGGAAACTGGAATCTAGCTGTCTTTCAGAACACTTGAGATTCCTTTGAAAGATGTGTGTGCTACTTatgacaaaaatgtttttttctgaacaCCCAACCACTGTCAGAACTTTACAGTTTGTGTAGACGGCAAACGTTATTTTTCTGAATGCATCTGGAAAGATGTCTGTGTTGTTAATGATCACTGTGGCATCACCAGCAAGCTGTCTTCACGTGCTTCTTAAACCTGTCGGCTTATTTAAGCACACcagcatttctttttctttctttttgttttctgttgcgGCCATTTTTCAACAATTTATTTTTAGGTATGTTAAAAGGTAAAAGGTTTTAAAGGTATTCTCGTAAAGGATCATGTTTGGCAGTAttttaaaaacctctttttaaCACGCATCTCTTCGTAGTTGTCCCTGGATGGTAACACCTCCAAATGTTAATAAATGTAAGGGGTTGCTGAGCACACCACGGCTGCATGTGAAGATGTATGAGTAGGTTATGTTCAGCTCTTTTGTACGGGAAATCGATTGCTTGATATTTTAGATATCAGCCTTTGCCCCACCTCATCAGAATTATAAAAATGATTACATATGTGCTGACTGCCATCTCCTGTCTGTCCTTATGATcttaataaagacatttttaaaatatgtttCCCCCCACCTTTAAATTTAGccatttactttttacattttaggcTAAAAGTACCCACGCTTCACAAAAACGGTCACAAATGGTTTTATTGGTGTTATTTAGTAGCCTTAACATCTGTCCGTTTGTTGTGGAATAGGAAGCCATTCATTTTGTTGCCATGGAAACTGTTTAACAGGACTTGGTGATCATGTCATACTGTAAATCAGATTAATCTTGGGTTTATGTTGAAAGCTTTACCCGTATCTGCATCTGCTTCTGCACAGTATGCATAAAGAACCTGAGTTACCTTAAAACACTTCATTTCCCAGCATGCCTGGACGTGGGGCACGCTTGTGATGTCACAATAAGTATATATACGGCTCCAGGGGAAAAAATTCTTCCTCCATTGTTACATTGTAACAAACGGGGCAGGGGCGAACGGGGGAGAGAACGCGTCTTCTCGTTAGAGATTTTGCCTAAAATTTGACACTTAACGCAACGGTTCAAACTGCGTTTTTAAATCGAGAAGACAAGCGAAGTGAACCCAGCTGACCTAATCCGCCCTGCGAgggggaaagaaaagaaaaaaggataaACGAGCTCAAATGTCAGCGAATTTTTCCGTTACAATCATTTTAAGGCTTACATCTGGAAGACAACACACTCGGCTGTGTTCACTGTTCATGCTGCACCGAAAATCTCTGGAAATAAACCGCAGCTCACCGTTTGACgcccctctttctttctttctatcgTCTGTCCTTTAAATAGAGAGGTATGCAACATTTAAAGAAAACCCGCCGCTCTCACAGGCAGCTCGCGACCTCTTCGTGATCCTTCAGTCTGCAGAACAATGAGCTTGGAACCCAAGTAGGTTAACATTAGCGAGTGTTTTCACGTTGACAATCAAGCAAGAATCCAGCGACATCACTTTGGGTCACCATTGCTCCACGGCGGCACTCCGGCTG
This window contains:
- the tfcp2 gene encoding transcription factor CP2 isoform X2, translated to MAWALKLPLTDEVIESGLVQDFDASLSGIGQELGAGAYSMSDVLALPIFKQEESNLPPDNENKILPFQYVLCAATSPAIKLHDETLTYLNQGQSYEIRMLDNRKIGELPEITGKMVKSIIRVVFHDRRLQYTEHQQLEGWRWNRPGDRILDLDIPMSVGIIDPRANPTQLNTVEFLWDPSKRTSVFIQVHCISTEFTMRKHGGEKGVPFRIQIDTFKENENGEYTEHLHSASCQFKVFKPKGADRKQKTDREKMEKRAPQEKEKYQPSYETTILTECSPWPEVTYVNNSPSPGFNSTQSSFPVAEGNGSPNHLPEPVVQVADNLLATATPQDAQQWLHRNRFSPFCRLFTNFSGADLLKLTREDVIQICGPADGWFVQG
- the tfcp2 gene encoding transcription factor CP2 isoform X1 — encoded protein: MAWALKLPLTDEVIESGLVQDFDASLSGIGQELGAGAYSMSDVLALPIFKQEESNLPPDNENKILPFQYVLCAATSPAIKLHDETLTYLNQGQSYEIRMLDNRKIGELPEITGKMVKSIIRVVFHDRRLQYTEHQQLEGWRWNRPGDRILDLDIPMSVGIIDPRANPTQLNTVEFLWDPSKRTSVFIQVHCISTEFTMRKHGGEKGVPFRIQIDTFKENENGEYTEHLHSASCQFKVFKPKGADRKQKTDREKMEKRAPQEKEKYQPSYETTILTECSPWPEVTYVNNSPSPGFNSTQSSFPVAEGNGSPNHLPEPVVQVADNLLATATPQDAQQWLHRNRFSPFCRLFTNFSGADLLKLTREDVIQICGPADGIRLFNALKGRVVRPRLTIYVCQESQHAREQQPKHENGDAAASTFYVYHAIYLEELTAVELTEKLAQLFNISPRQIHQIFKQGPTGIHVMVSDEMIQNFQDEVCFVLDTMKDDTSDGYHIILK